One window from the genome of Leuconostoc suionicum encodes:
- the tilS gene encoding tRNA lysidine(34) synthetase TilS has product MTEKILQTIQQYNWPETVIVAVSGGVDSVVLVHALSKTKANLVIAHVNYRLREESDDDAAFVRELATQTGAIFEEQVWQHIPDHAVEKAARQFRYDFFEDLAQKYHTSTIAVAHHADDQAETVLLKMIRGGQLQQMGGMQTKNHKVIRPFLSITKQELITYAQDNQLGWRQDKTNFDVNYTPRNLLRNDVLPKLTTINQRAVRHINDMAAQIVQQQQLIDNQAKIYAKNIQDWQKIPTLWQLPTLKYWLQENNLFNIKENQLQQMIQLLSNTHKPNGKIALADNFEFIKNYQKISIQKQQNMAQVLTPVMLKLNQWHSFAKTTFIWTDNVPMNGQSFIKFQLTRSLAYLSLRPAKASDKIALINGHKNLRRLAIDEKLTPQERTMMWVLATADDEVIAVHLRSNQWRVNADFAVKENTQPYWLVCQIEET; this is encoded by the coding sequence ATGACAGAAAAAATTTTGCAAACTATACAACAGTATAATTGGCCAGAGACAGTTATCGTTGCAGTTTCTGGTGGCGTTGACTCCGTAGTTCTAGTTCATGCGTTGTCAAAAACTAAGGCCAACCTTGTTATTGCACACGTGAATTACAGGTTACGTGAGGAAAGTGATGATGATGCTGCATTCGTTCGGGAGCTTGCGACTCAAACTGGTGCTATATTTGAAGAACAGGTCTGGCAACATATTCCTGACCATGCAGTGGAAAAAGCTGCTCGTCAATTTCGTTATGATTTTTTTGAGGATTTAGCTCAAAAGTATCATACAAGCACAATCGCTGTTGCCCATCACGCAGACGATCAAGCAGAAACAGTTCTTCTTAAGATGATACGCGGAGGGCAACTGCAACAAATGGGTGGCATGCAAACAAAGAATCATAAAGTGATTAGACCATTTTTGTCGATAACTAAGCAAGAACTAATTACTTATGCACAGGATAATCAGTTGGGGTGGCGCCAAGATAAAACGAACTTTGACGTTAATTATACGCCGAGAAATTTATTGCGTAACGATGTTTTACCAAAATTGACAACTATTAATCAACGAGCCGTCAGACATATTAATGATATGGCCGCACAAATTGTACAACAACAGCAGTTAATTGATAATCAGGCTAAAATATACGCTAAGAATATTCAAGACTGGCAGAAAATTCCTACACTTTGGCAGCTACCAACACTGAAATATTGGCTCCAAGAAAATAATCTATTTAACATTAAAGAAAATCAATTGCAACAAATGATTCAATTGCTGAGCAATACCCATAAACCGAACGGAAAAATTGCTCTGGCAGATAATTTTGAGTTCATAAAAAACTATCAAAAAATTAGTATACAAAAACAACAAAATATGGCACAAGTTTTGACGCCAGTTATGTTAAAATTGAATCAATGGCATTCTTTTGCAAAAACAACGTTCATATGGACTGATAATGTCCCTATGAACGGCCAATCATTTATCAAGTTTCAGCTTACTCGTTCATTAGCATACCTAAGCTTGCGCCCAGCAAAAGCGAGTGATAAAATTGCTCTCATAAACGGCCATAAAAATTTACGACGTTTAGCGATTGATGAGAAACTAACGCCGCAAGAACGTACAATGATGTGGGTTCTTGCGACAGCCGATGATGAAGTAATTGCAGTGCATTTACGCAGTAATCAGTGGCGTGTAAATGCGGATTTTGCTGTTAAAGAAAATACACAGCCATATTGGCTCGTATGTCAAATTGAGGAAACCTAA
- the hpt gene encoding hypoxanthine phosphoribosyltransferase: MDNDIQEVLYDQESIQKAAERLGKQITQDYAGSTPLFLSVLKGAYLWTADLLREVDLYAELEFIKISSYHGGVSSSDEITLVTDVRSDVRGRDVIILEDIVDTGQSLLFLKELLAKRGAKSIKVATLLDKIEGRKVEVDADYAGFNVRNEFVVGYGLDYEEHYRNLPYVGILKKEVYTK; the protein is encoded by the coding sequence GTGGATAACGATATACAGGAAGTGTTGTATGACCAAGAAAGTATTCAAAAAGCGGCAGAGCGTTTGGGGAAACAAATTACCCAAGATTATGCGGGTTCAACGCCTTTGTTTTTATCAGTTCTGAAAGGCGCCTACCTTTGGACAGCTGATTTACTGCGAGAAGTAGATTTATACGCTGAACTAGAATTTATCAAAATCTCTAGTTATCATGGTGGTGTCTCAAGTTCTGATGAAATAACGCTCGTAACAGACGTTCGCTCAGATGTTCGAGGACGAGATGTTATTATTTTAGAAGACATTGTCGATACTGGCCAGTCATTACTTTTTTTGAAAGAATTACTTGCGAAACGTGGTGCAAAATCAATTAAAGTAGCGACCTTACTTGATAAGATTGAAGGTCGAAAAGTCGAAGTTGATGCTGACTATGCAGGATTCAATGTTCGTAATGAATTCGTGGTTGGTTACGGTCTTGACTATGAAGAGCACTACCGCAATTTACCTTATGTCGGTATTTTGAAAAAAGAAGTATACACTAAATAA
- the pth gene encoding aminoacyl-tRNA hydrolase — protein MKFIFGLGNIGAEYDQTRHNIGFMAVDAFATANHMSFSPSKQFALVAKTIIGGESVMLVKPTTYMNDSGKAVRAILDYYDGDIDDVLVLVDDMDLPFGKMRFRAKGSAGGHNGLKSIMTHTGSQTFLRLKFGLGHPVHEQNVVVNYVLGKFTATEKPDIDAMLDRSTQAIADWIQGATAPELSNRYNG, from the coding sequence GTGAAATTTATATTTGGACTTGGAAATATTGGTGCAGAATATGACCAAACACGCCACAACATTGGCTTTATGGCTGTTGATGCTTTTGCGACAGCGAATCATATGTCATTTTCTCCAAGTAAGCAATTTGCTTTGGTTGCTAAGACAATCATAGGCGGAGAATCAGTCATGCTGGTTAAGCCAACAACATACATGAACGATTCTGGTAAAGCCGTTCGAGCCATTCTGGACTATTACGACGGAGATATTGATGATGTATTAGTATTGGTGGATGATATGGACCTACCATTTGGTAAAATGCGTTTTCGTGCGAAAGGATCGGCGGGTGGTCATAATGGCTTAAAAAGCATCATGACGCATACTGGTTCCCAGACATTTCTGCGTTTGAAATTTGGACTAGGGCATCCTGTTCATGAGCAAAATGTAGTTGTTAATTATGTTTTAGGAAAATTTACTGCAACAGAAAAGCCAGACATAGACGCAATGTTGGACCGCAGTACGCAAGCAATAGCGGATTGGATTCAAGGTGCCACAGCACCTGAACTAAGTAATCGATATAATGGATAA
- the cbpA gene encoding cyclic di-AMP binding protein CbpA → MFQKSLVIPKSELTTVTENATIQEVYDIFNDPENAHTRTMPILDESGKLFRGNVYKQHVFEHVAKNGNMNLPATAIMRNSTKFIYTNSKFYEVFFAIRDLPFIAVLDENHQFYGIFTHDALMDLLSQSWSVRSGGVAIAISTHNTQGDLSKISKIITRYSNIESLLTIQSDLKPLTVLFTLPLQEDSEQLDKLIKRLEKKGYHVSSVENLDRFK, encoded by the coding sequence ATGTTTCAAAAATCTTTGGTAATCCCTAAATCGGAGTTAACAACCGTAACCGAAAATGCAACAATTCAAGAAGTGTACGATATTTTTAATGACCCAGAAAACGCACACACACGCACCATGCCTATTCTTGACGAATCAGGCAAGCTTTTTCGTGGTAATGTCTATAAACAACACGTTTTTGAACACGTTGCAAAAAACGGAAATATGAACCTTCCTGCAACAGCCATTATGCGCAACTCAACAAAATTTATTTACACGAATAGTAAATTTTATGAAGTTTTTTTTGCGATTAGAGATTTACCATTTATTGCTGTCTTAGATGAAAATCATCAGTTTTATGGTATTTTTACGCATGATGCTTTAATGGACTTATTGTCACAAAGTTGGTCAGTCCGTTCTGGGGGTGTTGCCATAGCTATTTCAACGCATAACACTCAAGGGGATTTGAGCAAAATTTCTAAAATCATCACACGCTATTCAAATATTGAATCACTACTTACCATTCAATCTGACCTTAAACCCTTAACTGTTCTCTTCACGCTTCCCTTGCAAGAAGATAGCGAACAATTAGACAAACTTATTAAACGCTTAGAAAAGAAAGGTTATCATGTTTCAAGCGTCGAAAATTTAGATCGTTTTAAATAA
- a CDS encoding FtsB family cell division protein — MAGNFKRRQSNITPLNPAIAREIKKSERANLEAAKHYRKAHARREKKILLFGGLIAMIFVVQLLIGQVKLHAANQELTNTQDRLEKVQKTNTDLTADTKRLKDATYLQQLLRDKYGYSKQGELVYNLPSDNN, encoded by the coding sequence ATGGCGGGTAATTTTAAAAGAAGACAATCAAATATTACACCGTTAAACCCAGCGATAGCACGTGAAATTAAAAAATCAGAACGTGCTAACTTGGAAGCGGCAAAACATTATCGCAAGGCGCACGCGCGACGGGAGAAAAAAATTCTTCTTTTTGGCGGGTTGATAGCGATGATTTTTGTTGTGCAACTCTTGATAGGCCAAGTGAAGCTGCATGCGGCTAATCAAGAACTAACGAATACGCAAGATCGTTTGGAAAAAGTTCAAAAGACCAATACTGATTTAACTGCTGATACAAAACGTTTAAAAGATGCAACGTACTTACAGCAACTACTACGAGACAAATATGGTTATTCAAAGCAAGGAGAACTTGTTTATAATTTACCATCCGATAATAATTAA
- a CDS encoding RNA-binding S4 domain-containing protein translates to MRLDKYLKISRLIKRRTVAKEIADQGRISINGKVAKSSSDVSTNDELEVRFGNKTLTVKVLKIVETTKKEESADMYEVISEKFQQDFRKIGDE, encoded by the coding sequence ATGCGTTTAGATAAATATCTTAAAATTTCGCGGTTAATTAAGCGTCGGACGGTCGCCAAAGAGATTGCTGACCAAGGACGAATCTCAATTAACGGTAAAGTTGCTAAATCATCATCAGATGTGTCCACAAATGATGAATTAGAAGTACGTTTTGGAAACAAAACGCTGACAGTTAAAGTACTCAAAATTGTTGAAACAACCAAAAAAGAAGAATCTGCTGACATGTATGAAGTTATTAGTGAGAAATTTCAGCAAGATTTTCGTAAAATTGGTGACGAATAA
- the mfd gene encoding transcription-repair coupling factor — MTLIDFLSDTVTIKKLNEQATEGSAQLLLGVNGTARAASIAALYRKNPRPMLVISDTQVHADQFFDDLSSLLEDLVYNFPAEESIATEMAISSSELRLQRIQTLLALKTEKPIIVVTSLAGVERLVPKKQSLEQAHLHVKVGDAYNLNVIKNTLMMMGYTPTKLVQTPGEFAHRGSIVDVYPITFDDPIRLDFFDDELDQLKSFDVATQKSTTSFDEINIDPATDFIVSEDQYDQAKLALETTFSEYRTNLSGIDKKHATDGFAPTQYMLNERERGSALVPYAPFFFNGQTTLLDYFPTDSLIILDEYTRLMETRLQQMTRDQEWIEQQIEAYQLLPKQTWRTEITDLLASNQRPIIYLANFQRGLNRIKFTNVEEVTTRPANQYYGQIPALKNDLIYAQESGITMVLLIPDAKRRVNFSRSLSELEMPVPETRDVVKNQVQIMPGELSAGFEWPKLHLTVLTTHELFTQAKHSAPRTRKIANSERLKSYNELNVGDYVVHINHGIGRYEGLQTIEADGGKQDYLTIAYQQNAKIFIPVTQLNLIQKYVGASDVAKKPKLNKLGGSEWAKTKRQVAAKIEDIADDLLELYAKREAQQGYVFPPDDHAQIKFDDSFGYPETPDQIRSIEEIKVDMQKLRPMDRLLVGDVGFGKTEVALRAVFKAAHAGKQVAFLAPTTILVQQHYETMLARFSDFPEIKIGVLSRFQTPTQNKMIIEQLQNHEIDVVVGTHRLLSKDVDFADLGLLIIDEEQRFGVKHKERLKQLRTSVDVLTLTATPIPRTLNMAMVGARDLSVIETPPANRYPIQTYVLAMDWKIVRDAIEKEIARNGQVFYLHNRVADLDRIVSQIEELIPSARVAAIHGQMSETQLESILYDFLNGQYDVLVTTTIIETGVDIPNANTLIVENADHMGLAQLYQLRGRVGRSTRLAYAYFTYPFTRTPSEEAEKRLEAIRDFTELGSGFRIAMRDLSIRGAGDLLGKQQHGFIDSVGYDMYTQMLKDTVAQKQGKQVTTTQPETDAELILGVLAYLPDEYVSDNAQKIELYSRIRQARTDAEFEDIESDMLDRFGEMPDEVARLLLVGQIKQLADQSQITNIRRQRKQLIMTFNETATKNLAGEAIFETMVDVPLKAAVRTEEGNLQVIFTVNDVAESSIWLNILRNFLLVIIDKLSAKTLNELHH; from the coding sequence ATGACATTAATAGACTTTTTAAGTGACACAGTAACAATTAAAAAACTTAACGAACAGGCAACTGAGGGCTCAGCACAGTTGCTTTTAGGTGTGAATGGAACCGCCCGTGCGGCTAGTATTGCTGCCTTATACCGTAAAAATCCGCGACCAATGTTGGTTATATCTGACACGCAAGTGCACGCTGATCAATTTTTTGATGACCTGTCATCTTTGCTTGAAGATCTGGTCTATAACTTTCCAGCGGAAGAGTCTATTGCCACAGAAATGGCAATTAGTTCCTCTGAATTACGACTACAACGCATACAAACATTACTTGCCCTAAAAACAGAAAAACCTATTATTGTGGTTACAAGTTTGGCAGGTGTAGAACGTTTGGTACCTAAAAAGCAGTCACTGGAACAAGCACATTTACATGTTAAAGTTGGGGATGCTTACAATTTAAATGTCATCAAAAACACTTTAATGATGATGGGATATACGCCGACTAAATTAGTTCAAACACCAGGTGAATTCGCACATCGAGGATCAATTGTTGATGTTTATCCGATTACCTTTGATGATCCTATTCGACTTGACTTCTTTGATGACGAATTGGACCAATTAAAGAGCTTTGATGTTGCGACTCAAAAAAGTACCACTAGTTTTGACGAAATCAATATTGACCCGGCGACAGATTTTATCGTATCAGAGGATCAGTATGACCAAGCCAAGTTAGCGCTTGAAACCACTTTTAGCGAGTACCGTACCAATTTAAGCGGAATTGATAAAAAGCATGCCACGGATGGGTTTGCTCCTACACAGTATATGTTGAACGAACGAGAAAGAGGTAGTGCGTTAGTGCCATATGCTCCATTTTTCTTTAATGGCCAGACAACCCTACTTGACTATTTTCCAACTGATTCGTTAATAATCCTTGATGAATACACACGGTTAATGGAAACGCGACTTCAGCAAATGACACGTGATCAGGAATGGATTGAGCAGCAAATTGAAGCGTATCAGTTATTACCAAAACAAACTTGGCGAACTGAAATCACAGATTTATTAGCAAGTAATCAACGTCCGATAATTTATTTAGCTAATTTTCAACGTGGACTCAACCGAATTAAGTTTACCAATGTTGAAGAAGTGACAACGCGCCCAGCAAATCAGTATTATGGACAAATTCCTGCCTTGAAAAACGATTTAATATATGCGCAGGAATCTGGTATTACGATGGTGTTATTAATTCCTGACGCTAAACGACGGGTTAATTTTTCTCGTAGTTTGTCTGAATTAGAAATGCCGGTCCCTGAGACGCGAGATGTAGTGAAAAACCAAGTACAAATTATGCCAGGTGAGCTATCAGCTGGATTTGAATGGCCAAAATTACATTTGACCGTACTAACTACACATGAACTATTTACACAAGCAAAGCATTCCGCACCGCGAACCCGCAAAATTGCTAACTCAGAGCGTTTGAAATCTTATAACGAATTAAATGTGGGTGATTATGTTGTTCATATTAATCATGGTATTGGTCGTTACGAAGGTTTGCAAACCATTGAAGCTGACGGTGGAAAACAGGATTATCTAACAATTGCTTATCAGCAAAATGCGAAAATATTTATTCCTGTCACACAACTTAATCTTATTCAGAAATATGTTGGTGCATCTGATGTTGCTAAGAAACCTAAGTTAAACAAATTAGGTGGTAGTGAGTGGGCTAAAACCAAAAGACAAGTTGCGGCGAAAATTGAAGATATTGCTGATGATTTATTAGAATTATACGCAAAACGCGAAGCTCAGCAAGGGTATGTTTTTCCACCGGATGATCATGCTCAAATTAAGTTTGATGATTCTTTTGGTTATCCAGAAACACCTGATCAAATTCGCAGTATTGAAGAAATTAAAGTTGATATGCAAAAACTGCGGCCAATGGATCGGTTACTTGTGGGAGACGTTGGCTTTGGAAAAACCGAGGTTGCCTTACGTGCTGTTTTTAAAGCTGCTCATGCCGGTAAACAAGTCGCCTTTCTAGCGCCAACTACGATTTTAGTTCAACAACATTATGAAACAATGTTGGCTAGATTTAGTGATTTTCCAGAAATTAAAATTGGCGTATTAAGTCGTTTTCAAACACCAACCCAGAACAAAATGATCATTGAGCAGCTTCAAAATCACGAAATCGATGTAGTTGTTGGTACGCATCGTTTGTTGAGCAAAGATGTGGACTTTGCAGATCTTGGGTTACTAATCATTGATGAGGAGCAGCGGTTTGGTGTTAAACATAAAGAAAGACTAAAACAGTTACGAACAAGTGTTGATGTCCTAACATTGACTGCGACGCCAATTCCACGTACGCTTAATATGGCCATGGTGGGCGCCCGCGATTTATCTGTTATTGAAACACCACCTGCAAACCGATATCCAATTCAAACTTATGTTTTGGCAATGGATTGGAAAATAGTTCGTGATGCGATTGAAAAAGAAATTGCACGTAACGGTCAAGTTTTTTATCTACACAATCGCGTTGCTGACTTAGACCGTATTGTTAGTCAAATAGAAGAATTAATTCCTTCGGCGCGTGTAGCTGCAATTCATGGGCAGATGTCAGAAACACAGCTTGAAAGTATTCTGTATGACTTTTTGAATGGACAATATGATGTTTTAGTAACAACTACAATTATTGAAACGGGTGTTGACATCCCTAATGCAAATACTTTAATTGTCGAAAATGCTGATCATATGGGGTTGGCACAGCTTTATCAATTGCGTGGTCGTGTTGGGCGTTCGACACGCTTAGCATATGCATATTTTACTTATCCATTTACACGTACACCTTCAGAAGAGGCCGAGAAAAGACTTGAGGCCATACGTGATTTCACGGAACTGGGATCAGGTTTCAGAATAGCTATGCGTGATTTAAGTATTCGTGGTGCAGGTGATTTGCTCGGCAAACAACAACACGGATTTATTGATTCAGTGGGTTATGACATGTATACTCAAATGTTGAAAGATACTGTGGCACAAAAACAGGGGAAACAAGTTACGACGACCCAACCAGAAACGGATGCAGAATTAATTTTAGGTGTACTAGCTTATTTGCCAGATGAGTACGTTAGTGATAATGCACAAAAAATTGAATTATATTCTCGCATCCGTCAGGCTAGAACGGATGCAGAATTTGAAGACATTGAGTCTGATATGCTTGACCGCTTTGGTGAAATGCCAGATGAGGTAGCTCGATTATTGCTCGTAGGTCAAATTAAGCAGTTAGCTGATCAGTCACAAATTACGAATATACGACGTCAAAGAAAACAATTAATTATGACATTTAATGAAACAGCTACGAAAAACTTAGCCGGAGAAGCCATATTTGAGACAATGGTTGATGTGCCGTTAAAAGCAGCTGTGCGAACAGAAGAAGGTAATTTACAAGTGATCTTCACTGTGAACGATGTCGCAGAAAGTAGTATCTGGCTCAATATTTTACGGAACTTTTTGTTAGTGATTATTGATAAATTATCAGCAAAAACATTAAATGAACTTCATCATTAA
- the ftsH gene encoding ATP-dependent zinc metalloprotease FtsH has product MNNNKGGFLRSSVFYIFIFLAVVGMVYGLFGNDKTTTKTITSSEFIKALNDKELKSVTVQPGNSIYNVTGTYKKAQTASKDKGLSLFQPTQKVTKFTSTLLPNDASLKSVTDAATKTKTELVTKQAENSGFWLNLLVSLVPVLLIVAVFYLMMNQAGGGKGGQGGMMSFGKSKAKPSDPKDNKVRFADVAGAEEEKQELVEVVEFLKAPKKFVNLGARIPKGVLLEGPPGTGKTLLAKAVAGEASVPFFSMSGSDFVEMFVGVGASRVRDLFENAKKSAPAIIFIDEIDAVGRRRGTGMGGGNDEREQTLNQILIEMDGFEGSEGVIILASTNRSDVLDPALLRSGRFDRKILVGAPDVKGREAILNVHAKNKPLADNVDLKAIAQQTPGYVGADLENLLNEAALLAARRNKSKVDAADIDEAEDRIFQGPAKTNHNMSESERRTTAYHEAGHALVGLVRSEASVVRKVTIVPRGRIGGYALMTPKNDRYNLKYSEAKEQLAGLMGGRASEIFMFNEASSGASNDFQQATGLARQMVTAFGMSDKLGMVQLEGNASVGYADQAGNRAYSEETARLIDEEVRRLAREAFDDAMAILRDNKDKLTAIAEALLEVETLDEKQIKDIYLTGTFTRKDIQDDTELAKAKSFEEAKAAADAKDSQAEQRFEKQDEEKSSDDHSESQNEDTDSTEKSETDDNNTENK; this is encoded by the coding sequence ATGAACAATAATAAAGGTGGCTTCTTACGAAGCAGTGTATTCTATATTTTCATATTTCTTGCTGTTGTAGGAATGGTTTATGGCTTGTTTGGTAACGATAAGACAACCACGAAAACTATTACATCAAGTGAATTTATTAAAGCACTGAATGATAAAGAGTTGAAGTCAGTTACAGTACAGCCTGGTAACAGCATCTATAATGTTACTGGAACGTATAAGAAGGCACAAACAGCATCCAAGGATAAAGGGCTTAGTTTATTCCAACCTACACAAAAGGTAACTAAGTTTACGTCAACTTTGCTACCCAATGATGCGTCGTTAAAGTCAGTCACAGACGCTGCTACAAAGACAAAAACAGAATTAGTGACTAAACAAGCTGAAAATTCTGGATTTTGGTTAAACTTGTTAGTTTCCTTAGTACCCGTTTTGTTGATTGTTGCGGTATTTTATCTGATGATGAACCAAGCTGGCGGCGGAAAAGGTGGACAAGGTGGTATGATGAGCTTTGGTAAATCCAAAGCCAAGCCTTCAGATCCTAAGGATAATAAAGTACGTTTTGCTGATGTTGCTGGTGCCGAAGAAGAAAAGCAAGAACTGGTTGAAGTTGTTGAATTCCTAAAAGCACCAAAGAAGTTTGTGAACTTAGGAGCCCGCATACCAAAGGGTGTATTGCTAGAGGGCCCTCCCGGAACAGGTAAAACACTTTTGGCCAAAGCCGTTGCTGGTGAAGCTAGCGTACCATTTTTCTCAATGTCAGGATCAGATTTCGTAGAAATGTTCGTTGGTGTTGGTGCATCCCGTGTTCGTGACTTATTTGAAAATGCTAAGAAATCTGCGCCAGCCATTATCTTCATTGATGAGATTGATGCAGTTGGGCGTCGTAGAGGAACAGGCATGGGCGGTGGTAATGATGAGCGTGAGCAGACCTTGAACCAAATTTTGATAGAAATGGACGGTTTCGAAGGTTCTGAAGGTGTTATTATTTTAGCATCTACCAACCGTTCTGATGTCTTAGATCCAGCGTTGCTTCGTTCAGGTCGTTTCGATCGTAAGATTTTAGTTGGAGCGCCGGATGTTAAAGGTCGTGAAGCAATTTTAAACGTTCATGCAAAGAACAAGCCATTGGCAGACAACGTCGATTTGAAAGCTATTGCCCAGCAAACTCCTGGGTATGTTGGAGCAGATTTGGAAAACTTGTTAAACGAAGCTGCATTACTTGCTGCCCGTCGAAACAAGTCCAAGGTTGATGCTGCAGATATTGATGAAGCTGAAGATCGTATTTTCCAAGGTCCAGCCAAAACAAACCATAACATGTCTGAATCAGAGCGTCGTACAACTGCCTATCATGAAGCTGGTCATGCGTTAGTAGGATTAGTTCGTTCAGAAGCTTCAGTCGTTCGAAAAGTTACTATTGTTCCGCGTGGTCGTATTGGTGGTTATGCCTTAATGACGCCTAAGAATGATCGATATAACTTGAAATATTCGGAGGCTAAGGAACAATTGGCTGGTTTGATGGGCGGTCGTGCCTCAGAAATATTTATGTTTAATGAAGCTAGCTCAGGCGCGTCAAACGATTTCCAACAAGCAACTGGTTTGGCTCGTCAAATGGTTACGGCTTTCGGAATGTCTGATAAGTTAGGCATGGTTCAACTTGAAGGTAATGCTAGTGTTGGCTATGCTGATCAAGCTGGTAATCGTGCATACTCTGAAGAAACAGCCCGTTTGATTGACGAGGAAGTACGTCGTTTGGCACGTGAAGCGTTTGATGATGCTATGGCTATATTGCGTGACAATAAAGACAAATTGACAGCAATTGCTGAGGCTCTACTTGAAGTTGAAACATTAGACGAAAAGCAAATCAAGGATATTTATCTAACAGGAACCTTTACTCGTAAGGACATCCAAGATGATACAGAACTTGCAAAAGCAAAGTCGTTTGAAGAAGCAAAAGCTGCTGCTGATGCCAAGGATTCACAAGCTGAACAACGCTTTGAAAAACAAGATGAAGAAAAGTCATCTGACGATCACTCAGAGTCACAAAATGAGGATACTGATTCAACAGAAAAGTCAGAAACAGATGACAATAATACAGAAAATAAGTAA
- the hslO gene encoding Hsp33 family molecular chaperone HslO, whose protein sequence is MADQFIKAITKNKYFRTFAVNGTNLVHQAAQVHETSRMAAVVLGRGLLATTLTAQAVLKGEETLSTKINGRGPIGNVVVESDAKGSVRGYVTNPNLETLINEAGQLDVAKAVGKNGFLQVTKFAPYSDPYIGQSQLVSGEIGDDFTYYLAQSEQTPSVIGVSVYMNSDDTVAGAGGFLVQALPDATDEAIDQLEGALKNMRPLSEMIQEGYTPLEVLEEIFGRGEVEILQTAGIGLAAEPSKDAYAKMLLTLPASEIQAMIKEDHGAEIVGKFSGKRYFFTEEQLSEILKQIEKNNE, encoded by the coding sequence ATGGCAGATCAATTTATCAAAGCAATTACCAAAAACAAGTATTTTCGTACTTTTGCCGTAAATGGGACCAACCTCGTCCATCAGGCAGCGCAAGTACACGAAACATCGCGTATGGCTGCTGTTGTTCTTGGGCGCGGTTTGTTGGCTACAACCTTGACAGCTCAGGCTGTTTTGAAAGGTGAAGAAACCTTATCAACAAAAATTAATGGACGCGGACCAATTGGCAATGTTGTAGTAGAATCTGATGCTAAAGGAAGTGTGCGTGGCTACGTAACTAATCCTAACCTTGAGACACTAATAAATGAAGCAGGACAGCTTGATGTAGCTAAAGCCGTTGGAAAAAATGGCTTTCTACAGGTTACAAAGTTTGCTCCCTATTCTGATCCTTACATAGGTCAGAGTCAATTGGTTAGCGGAGAAATTGGGGATGATTTTACATATTATTTAGCACAATCAGAGCAAACACCTTCAGTTATAGGTGTTTCCGTTTATATGAACAGTGATGATACGGTTGCTGGAGCAGGTGGCTTTCTTGTTCAAGCGCTACCTGATGCTACTGATGAAGCAATTGATCAACTGGAGGGAGCTCTAAAAAATATGAGACCACTTTCTGAAATGATTCAAGAAGGCTACACACCATTAGAAGTGCTTGAAGAGATTTTTGGGAGAGGTGAAGTTGAGATTCTTCAAACAGCTGGCATCGGTTTGGCCGCAGAGCCATCCAAAGATGCTTATGCTAAAATGTTGCTCACACTTCCAGCATCTGAAATTCAGGCGATGATCAAAGAAGACCATGGCGCTGAAATTGTGGGAAAGTTCTCCGGAAAGCGTTACTTTTTCACAGAGGAACAATTATCCGAAATTTTGAAACAGATTGAAAAAAATAACGAGTAA